The nucleotide sequence tCACTGGTTTATTTGTTGCTTGATAATTGGACTTGGCTCAGTATTGAGACTAATGTTGTTTCAGTGATAATGATATGCAGAGTTAAAATAGACGTACAAATGCAAACAATATCAAAAGGCCTATACAAGTGAATAACATTCAAgaataaactttgaaataatattttttacacaGTTGAAAGAAAAGGTTATTTTGGGACAAGATTTGGGCAGTTAAACACAGTTTTGTTCACAACTGGTGCTAAATCCCAGTAACAGGAAACAGCTTAATTTATTTGTCGAGATAGAACAAATGAACATGTGGGGTAACTCCTTATTTCTTATTATGATCAGGAGGATGctgtttttaaattgaaatggcATCGtcattattaaaaaagaaaacaaacaaacaaacaaacaaatagaaattTGTTTAGCAAATCTTATTTGATTAATGAATTCTGTGTTTGTGTGCAGAAATGCTGTCCAAGTATGCAGCAACACATGTAGAAATCTAACTTTTATAATCTGGCTTTGAATAGCTTTGCTTATACATGATCAAATATgccccagctaaaactggggaATATCTGAGGATATACCCTAAGTGATATTCTCCAAGTTTTCAACCTTACACCTGCTTTAATAAAATTAGCgtttgttaaaaatttaattcaagatgagagagtGTTAAGCAGTTGTTACAAAGGAaggaatgtttttcttttttgcttcagTCATACCAGTGAACACCAAGAAGTAAACATCCCACAAAGCAAAAACTAAGGtgtttttaagattttgaaGGATAAAAACataatagcctccatttggcacTAAAACATCCTTGTTTATCTCTTCATGGACATTACCTGTTTCTTGAAGGTTTcagttttcctcaagctttgcTCTCTGAAAACTGTTTGCATCTCGAACAGGTGATGTCCACAGCTTGGTTTATACTTTGCTTGGTTTTAGCAAAAAGTTAAAAGTACTGTCCCCCTTGTTTTGCAAGGACCGAGCTTCCCAGACGACCTCGTCAACCAGTCAAGGGGATCCAGCAGGAAACCCTCCGCCAACCAATGGGGGTAAGTTAAAGCAGTTAATGGTTTTGTTCCTGTACAATATAAATTATCTGCTTTCTACAGCCTAAAGCAACTAAGGATACTGTTACTCCTCGAAACTGGGGATGCTGGTCTACTGTGTTCGTTTCCGTATAATTTCTTCTGTGTTTTTGTGTCTACTGTTTTAGTGCAGAGCGCGTAATTAAGTCGGTTATCACTTGGTAATCAATCAATCTGATGAGTGCACGATCAAATTTATTGATAGCCGATTTCGAGAATTTTCGTTTGCATTCGGTGTTCATCCGACCGATCTTCGTTCCCGTGGTGTTCAATAGATGATGGAGAAATATGGTCCGCGCGGCCgactctcaaaattttcaagtttgattTTCCGTTCTTTTCCGATCGAATTTGACCTTCTTGAGATCAAAATTTAAGGGAACCATGCTACAGAATACTTTATTAGGAAATGATGGATATCTAAGTCTTAGACGCGACAGAATACGCTCATCAGTCAAGTCAAAGTCACTTCGATTCACCAGAGCGATGCGAACCGTGGCCGTAAAGTGAAAACCGAATTGTTAGATGTCAAGTCAGGCCTAGCAACAATTTGAAGACCCCAAGACCCGGTTAATGTTATTTCCGAATAGAAGTGTTTAATATTGCTGAAGATTTTCTGTCAAATGTACACGTTTCCGATTTTTTCCAGTATGACGGTCCTCAAATGACTTTCTGGCCTTGAATTCAAGTAAACCACGATCTGAGCGTGGTGAATTCAAATGCATGGGTATCGTCCTTACAGAAGTTCGTACGTTTTTCGCTTCTAATAGCAATTCAAGAACTGCTTTGAATacattttttgtattgaaatattTCAGGGTCATTTATAATATTTACAGATTCCAGGAACTGAGAACTCTTCATGCACAGGTTCTTTGTATAATCCTATCCGCTAGCATGTTTGCGCAACTGCGACACAAGATTAGCGATTTTCATCTTTCATaaaacttttctcttctttgaaaatgatttgaatGGTCTACTTTCATGGAAACgcttttttttagaaaaaggtAATTTATTGAAATTTACTGCATATTTGGTTTACTTCCTCGGATAAACGCCTGGGCTAAAAGGAGGGAAACTTATTGATGGGGAACCTATTATTCTTCTTTCCTGATCCGCTTTtattgaagcttaaaaagtatAAATGAAGTGGAAACAGAAACGACATTTGCTGGTATCCTtgctatttaagaaagtgagggaggaaTGGGGGCTGGGGGCTCTAATGTTTAATCTTATGGCCTTGGGTGTGGCGGTTGCTCGGGGGAGGGGCGTTTAATGAGCATGGGTAGttatttgaggaaaaacatAGTATGCATGGGCATGTGAAACACTCAGGTGCAGAAGTGAAACTCAAAGTTTGTCAGGCACTAAAGGAAGTGGAATAATTTAAAACAGATTAAGCCACGAGAAAATTAGCATTTTCAGGtaaaaggaattaaaaacatGAGGAACTATTGTCGATGTAGCAGCATATCTGGTAAATCCTATTTCACTGATACTTAGGCTACCTACCAATACAGCAACTATTTAAATAAACCAAAAACAGAAACTTCAGTACAAGTGGTGGAAGCAGCACACTCTACAGGAACGAGGGAATTACCTTTGATTTGCTCATTACAACTAGCTGACATATGCAGGGTTTTTCTTTGTGCCCTTATGCGTTTCCACTCTACTGTTTCATATCTAGTCTTGCAGTGTAGTTGGtctatttttttcaggtgatgTCAACTGGGGCTATGTAGCTGCAGTCGCAGGTGGTGCGGTAGCAACTGGTGTTGCAGCAGTGGTAGCTGCTCCGGTGGTCCTTAGTGCTGCTGGTTTCACTGCTGGAGGTGTTGCTGCTGGCTCCGTGGCGGCAGCTGCACAGTCAGCAATTTACGGAGGATTTACAGGGGGTGTTTTTTCGGTTCTGCAGAGTGCAGGGGCTGCTGGCATAGGACTGGCAGGAAATGCTGCCATTGGCGCAACCGGTGCGACTGTTGGAGGAGTTTTATCAGGTTTAGGAGCAGGATTTTACGTATGTATTGATAAAATGTTGTTTGGTGTTTTAATTAATTGAAGCAATTTTTGTGCCTACAAACCAAACATCCAAATTTAATCTTGAGCTTTTGGGGTAATTTTAAACTCTTTCAcgctttattttttcaaattttaatagctGTCAAAAAAAGGAACGTAGAAAATCAATGAGCGCTTTTCGACACTTGTAAGTGGTGTCTTTTCCTCgaaatttgataaatatttctgtcttttgtttcttttttatcaataaGAATTTGTAAGCAACGAATTATCAATAAGTTTACATCATTTGTAATTCTATTATCAGGGCAGTCGTGTGAAGACCATTAAGTTGTTGATCTGTGGCGAAGGGATTGATGCGCACGCATTTGCTGGCATAGCGTCCTCTCGGAAGGGAATTGAAGTTCGTGTGCTGAGTTTAAATCAAGATGAAGCAGAGCGCTGGAGCTCTGCATTGCAGACCACAAGCGTTGAAGTTGAGGTACAGCGCAGGGGACATGAGCCGATGTCTATCAAATCCAAACCAGCATTAATAACAAAGAACCCAGGTGAAGCCATGCGAGATATCGATTTCGTAGTCTTTGTCTTTCCTGCGTCTGCCCATGAAGATTATCTTAATGCCCTTAGACCTCACATTAAACCTGGAATGACCATAGTTGGTCTACCTGGTGGACCTGGGTTCGAGTTCCAAGTTCGTCATGCACTGGACGAGACTGCGCAGCCGTGTACAATCCTAAATTTCCAGTCGTCTCCTTGGAGATGCCGTATGGTAGAGTTTGGTGTGAAATATGAAGTTCTTCTCACAATGGAAACTCTTTTGGGGACCATGAAGGTTAGTTCTGATACTTATCAGTGATTGCCTGCGGGGGACTTGTTCATCAAACATAATTTggtcaatattttcaaaatgataatCTTGCAAAATTAGAGTCctggcgaaattataagagtttgtatggaaatgtTTACGACTGCTCtcaggaatgaaaaaaaatgcagtcaaattctcaattgaAATACCTTACCTTACTTTCATagtgcattgcttgttattTGACCGCTTATTATGTTGAAAAGAAGCCATTTTAaattagcgagttatccattcTGGGTTTACTACTCATACGAGAAGGAGTAGTAGTAAATCTATAAATGGATAATTCGCTAAAATGGCCAAGGGTGTTACCATTCATCGCTCGGTGTAGCATAAAACTGTAAATTTCTCAGGAGGCCGAAAACTCGAGGTTTGTTTTTACGTCAGTTACTTCTGCTTTAACGAATTAAAAGGGTACGTAGACACATTTgttcaattttcatgaaaattgacaGATTGTTCGTCAGGCACCAAAGTGTGTGACACCTTTAGGAAattcgaaatatttatttcgTGTCGTCCCGAAGTGTGACAACAACCGAAATATTTACTATAGTTCaacttcaaaatatattttctcagGAACCAATAGGAATATCAAATAAGCCTCACATACATGGTTGGCCTGTCATCTGCTAAGTGATACTGTCCAGTTTGTGTTGACGTCCGCAGTAATGCGGAGACTAATAACTCAGTATAGGAAACACCTTGTGCGCGGctaccaaaataaaaacttccaGAACGgttgttattttcataatttataCTTTATAAGCTTTACAGTGATGTATACTCTTCCACGGCTTCATTAAAAGTAATGCGCGTAGGAAATTTTCCTACGTGGGCTTGCTGTTATGTTGACAGTAACCAACTTGAGGACCCAGCTGATTTCGGTGCAAAACGGGAATTGACTTTTAAAAGCTTGGGAAACCTCGTGCTGTTCACTAAATTAGTTGGGTTGATgaattcaacattttaaaacGATAGTCTTCGAAGTCATTCTCTCTTCCGATTCAATGGTTCCCTTACAACAACATTATCTGGTATTGGTAGacagttaaaaagaaattttaaataactttaacaGTGTCCAgggaaagtaatgttttgttttccgtCACAATCAACGTGGTCTTGTCGGGTCATGTTCACCTAAGGCATCTGTCGGACGAGTATTAGTCGATACTATCGGTCGATATGTCCGCCAAGTGTTGGTTAATATATTGGTTAATACTCAACTGACATATCGACCGAGTATGTTGACATGTCGAATGACATCGGTCGCCTCACGATCGACACGCATGTCTGACGATACTCGGTTGGCACTTAGCTGATACTTTATTGACACTTTTCAGTCAACACTACTGTCACTTGGCGGCTCCTTTTACTGAGTTGCATCTTCTCTACTCAAATATTAACTTATATTCTCTAACCCTTCGAAACTTTTTAGttcacattttatttctttcaacatAGAAAGGAAGTGTGGAGCCAAGGAACGATCCAGTTTGCATTCTACAGAACCTCCTGGGACCTTTCCCTAAATTGAATGTCACAGTCATTTGACTGAGTTGACTGATGTTGTTTTGAGATTGAATTTCGTTATGTGGCCTTCGACATTCAGTTAAGACTCGttgcaaattaatttaaattatttaagatTTTGGGTCGATTGATCATAAGAGATGTATTTAACTCGTCAGGTAATCAGTAAAGTTAATCTCCtcgaaaatcaaaattatgttgTCGAAGACGAAAAGTATTTCTCTTCTTGGTATTTATTGCGATAGAATATGTTTAAGGATAAAATGTTCAGTTGATGCCGTTCAGTAAtgacaataaaatttgttttgaaaccaTCTCAAGATGTCTGCTCTCTAGTATGACCAGTTGAGTTTGTAATACACAAACCAGAAATGccagaaatgaaagaaaacttaatttcattttctattaTGATTGTTATTCCCCCAGTGTGTTTCCTCActtattaaatttgttatttcccCCACTGGAAACATATCGCCCGTTGACCTCTTTTGTATTGAGCACTGCTCTCAGTCTGCACAAAAGAAACTTTATGGTTGATATTCACTCAGTACGTCCCACACTCTTGGATAAGGAGAAATAAACTACTTTGCGTTAGAGAACTCCTTTTGCCAATAGGCTGTTGCAGAGATCATAACTTTAATACTTGCTCCCAGTGCGTAGTAATTAATCATAAACCATCAGATGAATTATCTTCCATGAGTAAGATGAGAATTGCTTTTCAATTATGTTTATCTCTGCAACAGTATCGTTAAAGGTACTGGCAAGCATTTGTAACCGAGTAATTTCGAGAGCCAATTTTTCTAGAACTCATGAGTAGTGGATATAACTCCTCTTCTGTCGATAACGAAAATCCTACAAGTTTGGGCCTCGCGGAAATTGCTCTCAATCTCCCCACATACGTCTCCTTGTCCAATGACAGAATCCCTCTCCGTTCACTTTGCTTAGTTGGGCTTTAGACACAAAGATGCTAAGGTTCCCTTTTAGGCAGTCTTTAAACAGCGTAGAATATAAGCAGAGCACATCGGGGCGGATCCGGAAATTTTAATAGAGGGAGGGGCTGGAGGTTCCAAACTTTCagaaactggttttttttttctttcaatagaCCCTACATAAGCCTAGGACTATTTCAAGTTGAGTAAATTTTACATCATTCGAGCTGAATGGTAATGTGCAACCCTGTCATTGCAAGAACAAACTTAAGTTTCAGACGTATTAAAACCCTCTGCTTTGTCTTGGATTGCCTCTTCGTACGCGTTTTTAAGCAGATTTTTCGTACGAGCTCTACTCTTTAGTGCTTTCTTCGTTTACACTGGCAACTATTACCTGCATCTAAGGGGCAATGTTTGTATTAAAACACCTTTTTCTAGCAGCCATAGAAGGAGGTGAAAATAAAGACGTCTGATCAATTTCCCGGTTAACTCAGCATGGATGGTTGCGATGCTTGTAAAACTATTGTTATTTTTGgtatttagtgttaacaactgagttaaaaacgtaaattggccaccgtggcGAGTTTAAAGGCTAatttttcgagcgttagcccttcgtcagagcgattggaggaattttgggttgtatatgggtttatatgcagaaaatggagctagctattggtgggaatatggagacgacaaaacaagaataaattagttgaatgaaaagtgctcgCTGATACCTTGGGGATTTAGAGTGCCGATTTAGaagataatttttgttacagTGTTTTGCGGCTCtccaaactgcctagatgtaaggaaaggccgcaaactgccatgcGCTGgttagaatgattagggagattaaaatgtctagcgactggtttggatgcgtccttgtcatttctttctacgtcgcgaaggtgttctcggaatcagTCACCTAGTCGTGtccctgtttcaccaatgtttaactttttgcaacaagtgcaagttatgcagtaaatgacattggTGGAGGTGCTCGTAAAATGATCcgtgatcttaatggatctcttgggcCCCGATATTTCCTGggaaaggacaagttttgcatcaaGAGCGAgcacatttgaaagttccaggttaGTCATTGGTCTGAAATTAagttctgaccaaaaagttgcctctGTTTTTGccacgtttgaatgaaattcgtggaggttgcgaaaagatagtagcagtctctgaatcgttttggaataatttaaaGTAtcttcaaaactgtcaaaatacGATTAACAATCTTCCGGTCACTGCAAAAAATCTCACTATCACCACTCTTCGAACTTCgcgtatttactttttacctaaaatcctcaaACCTAGCAACTCAGCTCGACCCATCGTTTCTTCTCTATATGGGACTTTTCACTCGCTGTCGATGAATGATAACAAAGCTGTTGCGAATAGTAATAGTTTGTAATGAACTTCTTAACCAAATAGTTGCCTATGTTCCTGTTGCATTTGAATCGTTGAATCGCGTTTCTTTCAAACTTGAccaaaacataggcaactttttggtcagaagtttaTCACAAACTAATGACCAATCCGGGACTTATCAAATGTACCCGCGGACGATGTAAAACTTGTCCTCATAGCGttgagaaaatatcgggacccaagcGATCCATTAAGATTACTGAACACTTCACGTGCTTCTCCGCCAATGTCAACTATTTCATAACTTGCACTGAATATAATAA is from Pocillopora verrucosa isolate sample1 chromosome 7, ASM3666991v2, whole genome shotgun sequence and encodes:
- the LOC131770990 gene encoding tauropine dehydrogenase isoform X2, encoding MADKTTDITRPISGNDRASQTTSSTSQGDPAGNPPPTNGGDVNWGYVAAVAGGAVATGVAAVVAAPVVLSAAGFTAGGVAAGSVAAAAQSAIYGGFTGGVFSVLQSAGAAGIGLAGNAAIGATGATVGGVLSGLGAGFYGSRVKTIKLLICGEGIDAHAFAGIASSRKGIEVRVLSLNQDEAERWSSALQTTSVEVEVQRRGHEPMSIKSKPALITKNPGEAMRDIDFVVFVFPASAHEDYLNALRPHIKPGMTIVGLPGGPGFEFQVRHALDETAQPCTILNFQSSPWRCRMVEFGVKYEVLLTMETLLGTMKKGSVEPRNDPVCILQNLLGPFPKLNVTVI
- the LOC131770990 gene encoding tauropine dehydrogenase isoform X1, with product MADEGENRTTDRKKQISGRDRASQTTSSTSQGDPAGNPPPTNGGDVNWGYVAAVAGGAVATGVAAVVAAPVVLSAAGFTAGGVAAGSVAAAAQSAIYGGFTGGVFSVLQSAGAAGIGLAGNAAIGATGATVGGVLSGLGAGFYGSRVKTIKLLICGEGIDAHAFAGIASSRKGIEVRVLSLNQDEAERWSSALQTTSVEVEVQRRGHEPMSIKSKPALITKNPGEAMRDIDFVVFVFPASAHEDYLNALRPHIKPGMTIVGLPGGPGFEFQVRHALDETAQPCTILNFQSSPWRCRMVEFGVKYEVLLTMETLLGTMKKGSVEPRNDPVCILQNLLGPFPKLNVTVI